A genome region from Nymphalis io chromosome Z, ilAglIoxx1.1, whole genome shotgun sequence includes the following:
- the LOC126780455 gene encoding uncharacterized protein LOC126780455, protein MNKNKLNTPSEIIVTASVSAGLSIILSLTNIVLCILALILRYDCNIGNLANSTGADYFLVTIARVYVQDETCSPLSIENLTKVHSVFILTIIILVFAVINLVASIALISVASKEEGPSQYLDIVAYIYVGACLASLVVDLTLGVHFGMDYQTMNDRLSLNAPGLASPNYQLDMIRLGAFLLMTVSLKGFIGYAINIVLLVLLVSYIVEYKKKTHEDEHPIHKLGVLNAFDSPKRYEDPWNAQRNDVFMGIRGSSLNQPHEEQPHPVPMRGNPLSHDNANNAKRVEDPWNLHRNDMYVGYPRGPQVNPAFNHDDEPPRTPIKENHLSDYKNNKRPDTWLHSQIGSGTGLGSRPFSYLEEPKRPIAVKPPTTPTNDPQWRRDAWPPAPPVPDPDYSPPPRRLKSALKYP, encoded by the exons atgaataaaaataaattaaacacccCTTCGGAAATAATTGTTACCGCTTCCGTTTCAGCGGGGCTTtctatt ATTCTATCGTTGACAAATATAGTGCTATGTATACTAGCTCTAATACTCCGTTACGATTGCAACATCGGTAACTTAGCAAATTCTACGGGCGCCGATTATTTCTTGGTAACAATTGCTCGAGTTTACGTTCAAG ATGAAACCTGCAGTCCGTTGTCTATAGAGAACCTTACAAAGGTTCACTCAgtctttatattaacaattattatcttGGTCTTTGCCGTAATTAATCTTGTCGCTTCAATTGCGTTAATATcag TTGCAAGCAAGGAAGAAGGTCCCTCTCAATACTTAGATATCGTCGCCTATATATATGTCGGTGCCTGCTTAGCTTCCTTAGTGGTTGATCTAACCCTAGGCGTACACTTTGGTATGGACTATCAAACTATGAATGACCGTTTG AGCTTAAATGCGCCCGGTTTGGCATCCCCAAACTATCAATTAGACATGATTCGGCTGGGAGCTTTTCTACTTATGACTGTATCGCTCAAGGGATTTATTGGCTATGCAATAAACATCGTTCTTCTCGTCTTACTAGTATCTTACATTGttgagtataaaaaaaaaacacatgaagATGAG caTCCAATTCACAAATTGGGAGTATTAAACGCCTTTGA CTCACCAAAAAGATATGAAGATCCTTGGAATGCTCAACGTAATGACGTATTTATGGGTATAAGAGG TTCTTCGTTAAACCAGCCCCATGAGGAACAACCTCATCCTGTTCCAATGAGAGGAAATCCCTTAAGCCATGACAATGCAAA TAATGCGAAAAGAGTAGAAGATCCATGGAATCTGCACCGCAACGATATGTACGTGGGATATCCCCGGGG GCCTCAAGTAAATCCAGCGTTCAATCACGACGATGAACCTCCAAGAACTCCCATAAAAGAAAACCATTTGTCCGATTACAA GAATAATAAACGTCCAGACACATGGCTGCACAGTCAAATTGGTTCCGGGACAGGTCTAGGATCACGCCCGTTTTCATACCTTGAGGAACCAAAACGACCTATAGCTGTGAAGCCACCTACAACACCTACAAATGACCCGCAATGGCGTCGTGATGCTTGGCCTCCTGCGCCTCCAGTACCTGACCCAGACTATAGTCCTCCACCTCGAAGACTAAAGTCGGCCCTCAAGTATccatag
- the LOC126780663 gene encoding uncharacterized protein LOC126780663 — protein sequence MGMKVMIFAGVTTLIQAVVQVIFSSISLAQYYCLLDFLRELPILIYIRILYYHNPSQCGIRINIGNAIDGIADQAFVLMTREPLTVTRTFIINCVSLGLGVLWLLTSTIIMTGGLKNDYSKPIRWPWIMVSVGICTLDVVATVIFANDSFYTKTLANIMDYVDGTANGVGNVQLDTSLTSWIMVILYARFGVFFFINILLIILVAVNQSKEKKTDIAVIEAPTSTIPVVEEHIIPAATQDAEVQSSPVASVHVPVQEVEISSSEPIVTEATQREPRHALSDITEVSTNLSSTRNFEGSTMRDDYNAKIPRADFSQAFRNMKKLLFDKSSPHPRRVSLTNSLDISPDKSPRIHHEEDDKKRTVNFPDNLLSLPQRLENMIAEQQMRLDREVIDMIGRTSSPRTTQSLPQLNETNQPATPVFNRDRPSRSI from the exons ATGGGAATGAAGGTCATGATTTTTGCTGGTGTCACAACCCTg ATTCAAGCGGTGGTTCAAGTGATCTTCAGCTCAATATCACTCGCGCAGTATTACTGCTTGCTAGATTTTCTACGAGAGTTACCGATTTTAATCTACATTAGAATATTGTATTACCATA ATCCGAGTCAATGTGGCATTCGCATCAATATAGGAAATGCTATAGACGGTATAGCTGACCAAGCATTTGTATTAATGACTAGAGAGCCACTAACTGTAACTCGAACATTTATCATTAATTGCGTTAGTTTGGGCTTAGGCGTCCTTTGGCTTCTCACCAGCACTATCATTATGA CTGGTGGTTTAAAGAATGATTACTCCAAGCCAATACGATGGCCTTGGATCATGGTATCAGTTGGTATATGCACTCTGGATGTCGTCGCTACTGTAATATTTGCCAATGACTCGTTTTACACAAAg ACTCTCGCAAATATTATGGACTACGTGGATGGTACCGCGAATGGCGTGGGCAATGTTCAGTTGGACACATCCCTGACATCGTGGATCATGGTCATACTCTACGCGCGCTTTGGTGTCTTTTTTTTCATCAACATTCTTCTTATTATTCTTGTGGCAGTCAATCAATCCAAAGAGAAAAAAACTGATATAGCTGtt ATTGAAGCGCCAACTTCTACGATTCCTGTGGTAGAAGAACATATAATACCAGCTGCTACTCAAGATGCGGAAGTACAAAGCTCTCCCGTGGCTTCAGTACATGTACCAGTTCAAGAAGTGGAAATTAGTTCATCTGAACCGATTGTAACAGAAGCGACGCAACGAGAACCAAGGCACGCACTCTCAGATATAACTGAAGTTTCAACAAATTTGAGTAGCACGAGGAATTTCGAAGGATCCACTATGCGTGACGATTACAACGCGAAAATACCACGTGCTGACTTCAGTCAGGCATttcgaaatatgaaaaaattgcTCTTCGACAAAAGTTCCCCTCATCCGAGACGTGTTTCTTTAACAAATTCTTTGGACATCTCTCCagataa GTCGCCAAGAATACACCACGAGGAAGACGACAAAAAACGTACCGTGAATTTTCCCGATAATCTACTATCATTGCCACAGCGATTAGAAAATATGATAGCCGAACAGCAAATGCGCCTGGACCGTGAAGTAATTGATATGATTGGACGGACGTCGAGTCCTCGGACTACACAATCGTTGCCGCAATTGAATGAAACCAACCAACCCGCTACTCCTGTTTTCAATCGCGA CCGTCCATCGCGCAGCATCTAG
- the LOC126780597 gene encoding uncharacterized protein LOC126780597: protein MVLHVSLILMSYLTIALCTEHEDFKTNITSPKDMYVVRATVYQVGILTNQTNETSGSNTGHQEAITFYHKNGSNIDLSAIPDPLLTNVTAEKIVGVAPVTNNTIPWAALKQLVSSSNVQGKSNTPINVHTNVEKSKRDVSERPVEIIKGAALIPSEAGVQSIALPPLLTLNKNLSKIPVPIPNMSVVSYAKVNTVFNST, encoded by the exons ATGGTTCTTCAT GTATCGCTGATTTTAATGTCTTATTTGACTATTGCACTATGTACTGAACATGAGgattttaaaacgaatataaCATCTCCTAAAGATAt GTACGTCGTGCGTGCCACAGTGTACCAAGTTGGAATACTTACAAACCAGACTAATGAAACTTCTGGATCTAATAC TGGCCATCAAGAGGCGATCACGTTTTACCATAAAAATGGATCTAATATAGATTTGAGTGCGATTCCCGATCCCTTGCTAACAAATGTAACAGCGGAAAAAATTGTTGGCGTTGCACCTGTTACCAATAATACTATACCCTGGGCAGCCCTCAAGCAGTTGGTTTCATCTTCGAATGTTcaag GAAAATCTAACACTCCGATTAATGTACATACAAATGTTGAAAAATCGAAGCGGGACGTATCCGAAAGGCCAGTTGAAATTATAAAGGGAGCAGCGCTCATCCCCTCCGAAGCAGGTGTGCAATCTATTGCATTGCCTCCCCTTTTAACCCTCAATAAGAACCTATCTAAAATACCGGTTCCAATACCGAATATGTCGGTAGTAAGTTACGCTAAAGTGAATACTGTATTTAATTCTACATAA
- the LOC126780576 gene encoding uncharacterized protein LOC126780576: MSSPKLNERCPSSLSNGKKHLSTESKEDSLDNSIRESIKSERTGTKSEEDCRRRTIIVEKKNGSYGFTLQSYGIHYKKEQEIEVITYVDHVELDGPAAAAGMREGDVILSINGTDVERADHTTIVTAINGCDSRMRIVVIFEDCVRKVELHLKYINIQRTLQSKMREFEQLSVRERHVFDTNWKTHSLPSQKKKSSPSDIISDSEENNTNENINGVYCRPTLSSENVTIAKPPQPNVFMYQYLDPRYGACIIQPNLHTGGFVITVGSPRNRRDCHHYVVKTSTECHRVSEAYKPANGKHTKTHRNSHSHGCAPCMPAYNNQDANSLEAYDLASPCCDPHCVPNSRKKVRRKKESSKEHKRKEKYHQVDKSTQKPDACPHTHSKKVCSTGQCPNRYRYLATESTQTSQCSLQSYATSNATVPCDNSASSYSTSLSSDTLFWDNDRSEAKSSPKIQYHNSHQHVKPKSWDNLATKAIGGYGFGYGYLDTTVKHTNRSKSHGRSHSGRSGQTHHEYQHHTQDKHTHRQNGTPHHYVYGRSQSHCPPTKSTESLIVVPKYQLESSGSESRLACDCGDSVEYYRRMAPTKSPVESHTSYYSQRFVYPAHSYKKKDPNVSSEITRL, from the exons ATGAGTTCGCCTAAGCTTAATGAGAGATGTCCGAGCAGCTTAAGCAATGGCAAGAAACATCTTAGCACGGAATCTAAAGAAGACTCGCTCGATAATTCT ATTCGCGAGTCGATAAAATCAGAAAGAACTGGAACGAAGTCAGAGGAAGATTGTAGGCGTCGTACTATCATTGTCGAAAAGAAAAATGGAAGCTATGGCTTTACGTTGCAAAGTTACGGCATTCATTACAAAAAG GAACAAGAGATAGAAGTTATAACTTATGTGGACCACGTTGAGTTAGATGGACCGGCAGCTGCAGCAGGAATGCGAGAAGGTGATGTCATTCTCTCTATTAACGGGACAGATGTAGAACGCGCGGATCATACAACCATAGTCACTGCCATCAATGGCTGTGACTCTCGCATGCGAATCGTTGTTATTTTTGAAGATTGTGTACGCAAAGTAGAACTTcacctaaaatatattaacattcaaCGTACTTTGCAATCTAAGATGCGAGAGTTTGAGCAACTCAGCGTCCGTGAGAGACATGTTTTTGACACTAATTGGAAAACGCACAGCTTGCCTTCTCAGAAGAAAAAGTCTTCTCCTTCAGACATCATCTCAGACTCCGAAGAAAATAATaccaatgaaaatattaatggtGTTTATTGCCGGCCTACTCTATCTAGTGAAAACGTAACTATTGCTAAGCCGCCTCAACCAAACGTGTTCATGTACCAATATTTGGACCCAAGGTATGGTGCGTGTATTATACAACCAAATTTACATACAGGTGGTTTCGTCATAACTGTAGGTTCACCGAGAAATAGGCGTGATTGTCACCATTACGTAGTAAAGACATCAACTGAATGTCATCGTGTTTCTGAAGCTTATAAGCCAGCCAATGGAAAACATACAAAGACTCACAGAAATAGTCACAGTCACGGCTGTGCACCTTGCATGCCCGCCTACAATAATCAGGATGCCAATAGCCTTGAAGCCTACGACCTTGCTAGCCCTTGTTGTGATCCTCACTGCGTACCTAATTCTAGAAAGAAAGTGCGCCGTAAGAAAGAATCTTCTAAAGAgcataaaagaaaagaaaaatatcatcAAGTCGATAAATCTACACAGAAACCGGATGCTTGCCCTCACACTCACTCTAAGAAAGTTTGTAGCACAGGTCAATGTCCCAATAGATATCGTTACCTCGCTACTGAATCGACACAAACAAGTCAGTGCAGCTTACAGTCATACGCGACGAGCAATGCAACCGTACCATGTGATAATTCAGCCTCAAGTTATAGCACTTCACTTAGCAGTGATACTCTCTTCTGGGACAATGACCGTTCCGAAGCAAAATCCTCGCCAAAAATTCAGTATCACAATTCACACCAACATGTTAAGCCGAAGTCGTGGGATAATTTAGCAACAAAAGCTATCGGAGGATATGGTTTTGGTTACGGTTATTTAGATACAACTGTTAAACATACAAATAGATCTAAAAGCCATGGTCGCAGCCATAGCGGCCGCAGTGGCCAAACTCATCATGAGTACCAACACCACACTCAAGATAAACATACACACAGGCAAAACGGAACGCCTCATCATTACGTTTATGGAAGAAGCCAAAGTCATTGTCCTCCAACTAAATCTACAGAAAGTTTGATTGTGGTACCTAAATACCAATTAGAAAGCAGTGGATCGGAAAGTAGATTGGCTTGCGATTGTGGCGACTCGGTAGAATATTATCGTCGCATGGCACCTACGAAAAGCCCCGTCGAATCTCACACAAGCTATTACTCACAGCGTTTCGTTTATCCCGCTCattcgtataaaaaaaaagacccaAACGTTAGTTCAGAAATAACTAGATTGTAA
- the LOC126780665 gene encoding collagen alpha-1(I) chain-like: MRPPRVLGPTQLSTILLLTLITYANSQTQKHLLCKQPGTQNCILWLFNLEGDQISINGQTTTKISRNCGLTEKQFVSSHGKLIKVRQIEQKAQLTKIFCKKVILISRFFDWKEVENALDITTRVRRQSFTPRGRYRGQTQSQYLAVDRGNGKDEGRAEALSAADSSRASVSGNSGMGQAQSQSIYDPNCDDCYGKSNHEVENLKRPNGYKPGETGYAPNSGSTWPTLAQNGGYNPTDGQRYVPGQNIPDALGVVHEPGLHSPGNKNVQSSGTGPNGPGTIGSNNYRPNSAPNNGYYPHSNEGTNFGPGEPPGNNGYGPTVSTDSRLPNRYEPNANGIDNRYIPNEATGGFGPGRNPGSGDYRGNTPQESGGLGPDGSSERSKYTPSIDTNALRPSGSYGGRYIPDINAGTNYFPNKGQQQGDIQTSPGNSVPHIGIYKQGQTPNQIASGESNGSERPGSSNTGYNPRQVDLNFSPNVGNGAIGNPVGLGSGQSSTPNTNWPVASGPYQVPGGNVYCCVIPNNGMTGYMYPNNFEAGKGTPNVSGGKTQYSLPGQPYGSNIPKVSGGTNIPGGQYIPGGQYGPGTTGSTTLPQQYQPGNNRGTSAPGGQYGMSTYPGGQYIPTGNNILPGGQYLPGSTGATTVPINQYGPTGGSGQTVPEARYGPGGAGGTSLPGGQYGPGVGGGTSLPGSQYGSGLGGDSNVPGGQYGPDGSGGSNVPESQYGPGVGGGSNVPGGQYGPGGGSGSNVPGGQYGPGGGSGSSVPGGQYGPGGGSGSSVPGGQYGPGGGSSSAVPGSQYGPGGGSGISVPGGKYGPSGGSSSSVPEGQYGPGGGSGSSGPRGQYGPGGDSGSSVPGGQYGPGGGGGAYVPGGQYGPSGGSGSYVPGGQYGPGGSTGPSVPGGQYGPSGGSGSSVPGGQYGPGGGSGSTLPGGQYGPGGGSGPYAPGGQYGPGGGSGSSGPRGKYGPGGDSGSSVPGGQYGPGGGGGPYVPGGQYGTGSVYSPGSDGNHGKTPQGLYNQGGPTGQSTDYNGVPQNYLDPHTVAADGDDSEAEANVAQNVNGTTASASSKGGNEKGRAQANVQGTYTGSGSFQAQAQITGDNKEAQSEVSGGKKGASSSASGSGRNNKSQANVQLGSETGSVQTQSQSNGVMHSSNSQVQGSVKGGMADAQARGPGSTSSQAQIGFTPYKDEDKANHDLQRIPFMGGGMASAQSSGRTGQSQSQLHGTFKYGITYNGAAQSGASLDKDAVFPNRLSFEKIDVFDEKEKNINVDKINMDITETPQSLDYEPPIPGSSTLPESSNIKEKVEIPTTENVIDESMKNSESRYSGISNTDRQTPDSTNSTLSNGPTLLDSRRSFKTNYGSMPDYEFTTDKEETQPEYDTDVGYEGDGNEASDVEQSEYTNYDEYSRDSPTHQYLQYSNRKGLEVQQTTGGNTQHIVLGALKDQNAEIIQKDTDRPDESRVYQPGERVPGTGGYTIPVGFTGSVKSVASKDKTYVVGSKDFPSQAQTVTLTPGKGKVKYSHPSTYGKYVKPKNLRSLQSAKENDNNRYVSVSKSVTRALDSDNNIRKQYSHTYYTKSSSCGYFTFTCTMVSSAEGRKKVCKPKMPTNPDGTPIRC; encoded by the exons ATGCGACCACCGCGCGTGCTCGGTCCGACACAGCTGTCTACAATACTCTTACTAACTCTCATAACATACGCCAACTCGCAAACTCag AAACATTTACTGTGCAAGCAGCCAGGCACACAAAACTGCATCTTGTGGCTGTTTAACTTGGAAGGTGACCAAATCAGCATAAATGGCCAAACAACGACCAAAATATCTCGTAACTGTGGTTTAACCGAGAAACAATTTGTTTCTTCTCATGGAAAATTAATTAAG GTCAGACAAATAGAACAAAAAGCACAATTGACAAAAATATTCTGCAAGAAAGTGATCTTAATTAGCCGTTTCTTTGATTGGAAGGAGGTAGAAAACGCTTTAGACATTACAACTAGAGTTCGTCGTCAAAGTTTTACTCCCAGAGGAAGATATCGAGGACAAACTCAATCGCAGTATTTAGCAGTAGACAGAGGCAATGGCAAAGATGAAGGCCGTGCTGAAGCTCTTTCAGCTGCAGATTCTTCGAGAGCTAGCGTCA GTGGCAACAGCGGCATGGGTCAAGCACAAAGTCAATCAATATATGACCCTAATTGTGATGATTGTTATGGAAAGTCCAATCATGAAGTTGAAAATCTAAAACGTCCTAATGGATATAAGCCAGGAGAGACTGGATATGCCCCAAATTCGGGATCAACTTGGCCAACTCTTGCTCAAAACGGTGGTTACAATCCAACTGATGGACAACGATATGTGCCAGGACAAAACATTCCAGATGCTTTAGGTGTAGTACATGAGCCAGGATTACATAGTCCAGGTAATAAAAATGTGCAATCTAGTGGAACAGGGCCAAACGGACCAGGTACGATAGGAAGTAACAATTATAGACCGAATAGTGCACCAAATAATGGATATTATCCGCATAGTAATGAAGGTACTAATTTTGGACCGGGTGAACCTCCTGGAAATAATGGATATGGACCTACTGTAAGCACAGATAGTAGGCTACCAAATAGGTATGAACCCAATGCTAATGGTATTGACAATAGATATATACCTAATGAAGCTACTGGAGGCTTTGGACCTGGCAGAAACCCAGGGTCAGGAGATTACAGGGGAAATACTCCGCAAGAATCAGGTGGATTAGGACCTGATGGATCAAGTGAAAGAAGCAAATATACACCAAGCATAGATACCAATGCTCTTAGACCCAGTGGATCCTATGGAGGCAGGTATATCCCAGATATCAACGCAGGAACTAATTATTTTCCAAACAAAGGTCAACAACAAGGAGACATTCAAACGAGCCCTGGAAATTCTGTACCTCACATTGGTATTTATAAACAAGGACAAACGCCTAATCAAATTGCATCAGGTGAATCAAACGGAAGCGAAAGGCCAGGTTCATCAAATACAGGATACAATCCTAGGCAAGTAGATTTAAACTTTAGTCCTAATGTAGGAAATGGAGCCATAGGAAATCCAGTTGGACTCGGATCAGGGCAATCCAGTACACCAAATACAAACTGGCCTGTCGCATCAGGACCTTATCAAGTACCTGGAGGAAATGTTTACTGTTGTGTCATTCCAAATAACGGAATGACTGGATACATGTATCCAAATAATTTCGAGGCTGGAAAAGGGACGCCTAATGTTAGTGGCGGAAAAACACAATACTCCTTACCAGGACAACCATATGGGAGTAACATTCCCAAAGTAAGCGGTGGTACCAATATACCTGGAGGACAATATATACCTGGTGGTCAGTATGGACCAGGAACAACCGGTAGTACTACTTTGCCGCAACAGTATCAACCTGGCAATAATAGAGGCACTTCAGCGCCAGGAGGTCAATATGGTATGAGTACCTATCCCGGTGGACAGTATATACCTACtggaaataatattttgccAGGAGGACAATATTTACCTGGTAGTACGGGGGCTACCACAGTGCCTATAAATCAATATGGACCAACTGGTGGCAGTGGCCAAACAGTGCCTGAAGCCCGATATGGACCAGGTGGTGCTGGTGGCACTTCATTACCTGGAGGTCAATATGGACCAGGTGTTGGTGGTGGCACTTCATTACCGGGAAGTCAATATGGATCAGGTTTAGGCGGTGACTCTAATGTACCAGGAGGCCAATATGGACCAGATGGCAGCGGTGGCTCTAATGTACCAGAAAGCCAATATGGACCAGGTGTTGGCGGTGGCTCTAATGTACCAGGAGGCCAATATGGACCAGGTGGCGGCAGTGGCTCTAATGTACCAGGAGGCCAATATGGACCAG GTGGAGGTAGTGGCTCTTCTGTGCCGGGAGGGCAATATGGACCAG GTGGAGGTAGTGGCTCTTCTGTGCCGGGAGGGCAATATGGACCAGGTGGAGGCAGTAGCTCTGCTGTGCCGGGAAGCCAATACGGTCCAGGTGGAGGCAGTGGTATCTCTGTACCCGGAGGGAAATATGGGCCTAGTGGAGGCAGTAGTTCTTCTGTACCAGAAGGACAATATGGACCAGGCGGAGGCAGTGGCTCCTCTGGTCCGAGAGGGCAGTACGGGCCAGGCGGAGATAGTGGCTCTTCTGTTCCGGGTGGGCAATATGGCCCAGGTGGAGGCGGTGGTGCTTATGTGCCGGGAGGGCAATATGGGCCAAGTGGAGGCAGTGGCTCTTATGTGCCGGGAGGACAATACGGTCCAGGTGGCAGCACTGGCCCCTCTGTGCCAGGAGGGCAATATGGGCCAAGTGGAGGCAGTGGCTCTTCTGTACCGGGAGGGCAATATGGACCAGGTGGAGGCAGTGGCTCCactttgccgggagggcaataTGGGCCAGGTGGAGGCAGTGGCCCTTATGCGCCAGGAGGACAATACGGTCCAGGTGGAGGCAGTGGTTCCTCTGGTCCGAGAGGGAAATATGGGCCAGGCGGAGACAGTGGCTCTTCTGTTCCGGGGGGGCAATATGGCCCAGGTGGAGGCGGTGGACCTTACGTGCCGGGAGGGCAATATGGTACGGGCAGCGTTTACTCCCCTGGATCAGATGGGAACCATGGCAAGACTCCTCAAGGATTATATAACCAGGGA ggtCCAACCGGGCAAAGCACCGATTACAATG GAGTACCGCAGAATTATTTAGATCCTCACACAGTCGCTGCTGATGGAGATGACTCAGAAGCTGAAGCTAATGTTGCTCAAAATGTAAATGGAACTACAGCAAGCGCTTCTTCGAAAGGTGGAAATGAGaagggtcgagcgcaagcaaaCGTGCAAGGGACGTACACAGGAAGTGGATCTTTTCAAGCACAAGCACAAATTACTGGCGATAATAAGGAAGCTCAGAGTGAAGTTAGCGGGGGTAAAAAAGGAGCTTCGAGTTCAGCTTCCGGCAGTGGCAGAAATAATAAATCCCAAGCAAACGTTCAGTTGGGTTCAGAAACTGGCTCTGTACAAACACAGTCACAAAGCAATGGTGTGATGCATTCATCGAACTCACAAGTACAAGGGAGTGTTAAAGGTGGTATGGCAGATGCACAAGCACGTGGACCAGGCAGTACATCGTCTCAAGCTCAAATAGGTTTTACACCTTACAAAGATGAAGATAAAGCTAATCATGATCTTCAACGAATTCCATTTATGGGCGGGGGGATGGCATCGGCACAATCAAGTGGTCGAACCGGACAATCTCAATCACAGCTACACGGTACTTTTAAATACGGAATAACATATAATGGAGCAGCCCAATCAGGGGCAAGTTTAGATAAAGATGCTGTATTTCCCAACAGACTTTCTTTTGAAAAAATAGATGTTTTTGAcgaaaaagagaaaaatattaatgtagataaaataaatatggataTTACAGAAACACCACAATCTTTGGATTATGAACCGCCGATACCTGGATCTTCAACGTTACCTGAATCGTCCAACATTAAAGAAAAAGTAGAAATACCAACAACAGAAAATGTTATCGATGAATCGATGAAAAATTCTGAAAGCAGGTATTCTGGCATTTCTAACACTGATCGTCAAACACCGGACTCAACCAACTCCACGTTGTCAAATGGACCCACATTGTTAGATAGTAGGagatcttttaaaacaaattacggATCTATGCCTGATTACGAATTCACCACTGACAAAGAAGAAACTCAGCCTGAATACGATACGGATGTAGGTTATGAAGGTGATGGTAATGAAGCAAGTGATGTAGAGCAAAGCGAGTATACTAACTATGATGAATATTCAAGAGATTCACCGACACATCAATATCTTCAATACTCAAACAGAAAAGGGCTTGAAGTACAACAAACAACCGGCGGTAATACTCAGCATATAGTATTAGGAGCTTTAAAAGACCAAAATgcagaaataatacaaaaagacACAGATCGTCCCGACGAAAGTAGAGTTTATCAACCAGGTGAGCGAGTTCCAGGTACCGGTGGATATACAATACCCGTCGGATTTACTGGCAGTGTTAAATCTGTTGCATCAAAAGACAAGACTTACGTAGTAGGATCAAAAGATTTTCCATCTCAAGCACAAACTGTTACATTAACGCCAGGGAAGGGTAAAGTAAAATATTCGCATCCTTCGACCTATGGGAAGTATGTAAAACCCAAAAACTTAAGATCACTGCAGAGCGCGAAGGAAAATGATAACAATAGATACGTATCAGTTTCAAAGTCCGTGACTCGTGCTCTCGACAGTGACAATAACATTCGCAAACAATATtcacatacatattatacaaagtCGTCCTCGTGCGGGTACTTCACGTTTACGTGTACCATGGTGAGCAGTGCAGAAGGAAGAAAAAAAGTGTGCAAGCCGAAGATGCCTACAAATCCCGATGGAACGCCAATAAGatgctaa